From the Apis cerana isolate GH-2021 linkage group LG3, AcerK_1.0, whole genome shotgun sequence genome, one window contains:
- the LOC108001928 gene encoding actin-related protein 5 produces MEVLELKDVKPVPDIIHLYPNRVKSEATPLVIDNGSYNCRVGWATEKEPQLVFKNLIAKPRKERGKKDGEPQVGNDITNIEAVRFQLKTQFDRNVVTHFEAQEQIFDYTFTHMGIDTEGAVNHPIILTEAFLNPNYSRNLMAELLFECYNVPAIAYGVDCLFSYQHNNCPSDGLIISIGYHTTHIIPILDGKADPVNSRRINVGGYHITSYMHRLLQLKYPVHVNAITPSRAEELIHEHSMIALNYQEETSKWADPDYYDMNVLRVQLPYVAPANAPGLTVEQQKERKRELARRLMEINARKREERLAEDEEQLNQLLAVQDLLEEGETDEFDQALKTYSLANEADLIKMINNLQAKVERTRQKIVAANSQEENIAMEEQKPKIKSSLQPKDQQDFDEWIASVRKKRQEILERRMAKRQRRQDMAKRRTAAAQERMRIISQLARKEKRDDDFGMRDEDWDVYKVINREGGDSDSEVEQEKLMELEDVLRHHDPEFDGAGSNVPMVPGETHQLHVGVERLRAPEILFQPSMIGSVEAGIAETIEFVLKLYPSEQQSRLVGNIFLTGGPTKFPGLLERLNRELREMRPFGSNFQINIAKNTSIDAWYGARDFGLNGNLPEFLVSKKEYEEKGGEYFKEHSTSNTYTRSPDPLPTVQTPVTSEQVIVEDAVVDVEME; encoded by the exons ATGGAAGTTCTTGAATTAAAAGATGTAAAACCAGTACCTGATATTATTCATCTTTATCCAAATAGAGTAAAATCCGAAGCGACACCGCTTGTAATAGATAATG gatCGTACAATTGCAGAGTTGGTTGGGCTACTGAGAAAGAACCTCaattagtatttaaaaatcttatcgcTAAACCACGCAAAGAACGTGGTAAAAAGGATGGTGAACCTCAGGTTGGAAATGATATAACTAATATTGAAGCTGTgagatttcaattaaaaacacAATTTGATCGAAATGTAGTTACACATTTTGAAGCTCAAGAACAGATATTTGATTATACTTTCACTCATATGGGAATAGATACGGAAGGTGCAGTGAATCATCctataattttaacagaagCATTTCTTAATCCtaattattcgagaaatt TGATGGCGGAACTTCTATTTGAATGTTATAATGTACCTGCAATAGCTTATGGTGTGGATTGCTTATTTTCTTATCAGCATAATAATTGTCCGTCTGATGgtttaataattagtattgGATATCATACTACGCATATAATACCTATATTAGATGGTAAAGCAGATCCTGTAAATTCAAGAAGAATTAATGTTGGTGGATACCACATTACATCTTATATGCATAGATTGCTTCAACTTAAATATCCTGTTCATGTTAATGCTATAACACCTAGTCGAGCAGAG gAGTTAATACATGAACATTCAATGATAGCTTTAAACTATCAAGAAGAAACGTCTAAATGGGCAGATCCAGATTATTATGATATGAATGTATTAAGAGTACAATTACCGTATGTTGCTCCTGCAAATGCACCTGGTTTAACGGTTGAacaacaaaaagaaagaaaacgggAATTAGCTAGAAGATTAATGGAAATCAATgctagaaaaagagaagaaaga ttagcAGAAGATGAAGaacaattaaatcaattattagcCGTTCAAGATTTATTAGAAGAAGGTGAAACGGATGAATTCGATCAAGCATTGAAAACTTATTCTCTCGCAAACGAAgcagatttaataaaaatgattaataatttgcaaGCAAAAGTAGAAAGAACTAGGCAAAAAATAGTAGCGGCTAATTCACAGGAGGAAAACATCGCAATGGAAGAACAaaaaccaaaaataaaatcgagtcTACAACCTAAAGATCAACAAGATTTTGACGAATGGATCGCTAGTGTACGAAAGAAAAG gcaagaaatattagaaagacGAATGGCTAAAAGACAACGTAGACAAGATATGGCAAAACGTAGAACAGCAGCCGCGCAGGAAAGAATGCGCATAATAAGCCAATtagcaagaaaagaaaaacgcgaCGATGATTTCGGTATGAGAGACGAAGATTGGGAtgtttataaagttataaatagg GAAGGTGGAGACTCGGATTCAGAAGTAGAACAAGAAAAACTTATGGAATTGGAAGATGTGTTGCGACATCATgatccagaatttgacggtgcCGGATCTAATGTCCCTATGGTTCCTGGAGAAACTCATCAGTTACATGTGGGAGTAGAACGTTTGAGAGCaccagaaatattatttcaaccaTCTATGATAGGTTCCGTAGAAGCAGGCATTGCAGAAACAATCGAATTCGTTTTGAAACTTTATCCATCCGAACAGCAATCGCGACTCGtaggaaatatatttcttactgGAGGTCCGACGAAATTTCCTGGTTTACTTGAGAGATTAAATCGAGAACTTCGTGAAATGCGACCATTtggatcaaattttcaaataaatatcgcaAAAAATACCAGTATAGACGCATGGTATGGCGCAAGGGATTTTGGTCTAAATGGAAATCTTCCTGAATTTTTAGTAAGCAAAAAAGAATACGAAGAAAAAGGTGGTGAATATTTTAAGGAACATTCGACCAGTAATACTTACACTCGATCTCCTGATCCTTTACCTACAGTACAGACTCCTGTAACATCAGAGCAAGTGATAGTAGAAGATGCTGTTGTAGACGttgaaatggaataa
- the LOC108001902 gene encoding protein obstructor-E-like, whose protein sequence is MLARGVFSSILLISCVTLGRAQFRCPEPKGFFPDPEQCDLYFACVDGKAEEKLCKDGLVFRDDNPKKELCDIPANVPCGDRTLLQEPQPSKGCPRANGYFKHEDPTACDRFVNCIDGVAQTMPCPPGLIYEDKMSSCVWPADASRLCENVKRDVLDDGFVCPDGDVAGPLGRILPHPTYPHPDDCAKFYICKNGVVPQKGQCEPGTVYSEDSFKCMDPESVPGCEDYYKNKN, encoded by the exons ATGCTGGCTCGAGGCGTTTTCTCCTCGATTTTGTTGATCAGTTGCGTGACCTTGGGCAGGGCGCAGTTTCGGTGTCCCGAGCCGAAAGGTTTCTTCCCGGACCCGGAACAGTGCGACCTCTACTTCGCCTGCGTGGACGGAAAAGCTGAGGAGAAGCTTTGCAAGGACGGGCTCGTGTTCAGGGACGACAATCCCAAGAAGGAGCTGTGCGACATCCCGGCCAACGTTCCCTGCGGAGACAGAACTTTGCTTC AGGAGCCGCAGCCTAGCAAAGGATGCCCCCGCGCCAACGGCTACTTCAAGCACGAGGACCCGACCGCGTGCGATCGCTTCGTGAACTGCATCGACGGCGTTGCCCAGACGATGCCCTGCCCGCCTGGCCTCATCTACGAGGACAAAATGTCGAGCTGCGTGTGGCCGGCTGACGCGAGCAGACTGTGCGAGAACGTGAAGAGGGACGTCCTCGACGACGGCTTCGTTTGCCCTGACGGGGACGTGGCCGGCCCTCTGGGCAGGATTCTGCCCCATCCGACCTATCCGCATCCGGACGACTGCGCCAAATTCTACATCTGCAAGAACGGCGTGGTGCCGCAGAAAGGCCAGTGCGAGCCTGGCACCGTTTACAGCGAGGACAGCTTTAAATGTATGGATCCGGAGAGCGTTCCTGGATG CGAGGATTACTACAAGAACAAAAACTAA
- the LOC108001904 gene encoding protein obstructor-E-like encodes MIEHRRSVTLLALLPFLLSVEATTLLGAPPCPDPHGVFAYAHPENCNAFFLCTNGTLTLEYCENGLLFDGHGAVHDHCNYHWAVHCGDRKADLTPISSPGCEYQFGLYPASDACSTTYIRCAHGHPNEDHCDAGLVYDAKSHNCVWPDQLLPYCNPEEIVGFKCPHKVPSHSAAAKFWPYPRFPVPGDCGRLITCVDGNPRLLTCGDGKLFDSVSLSCLDPDELPHCANNNL; translated from the exons ATGATCGAGCATCGGAGGAGCGTGACCCTATTGGCCCTGCTGCCTTTTCTGCTCTCAg TCGAGGCGACTACCCTTCTGGGGGCGCCACCGTGCCCCGATCCTCACGGAGTTTTCGCGTATGCCCACCCAGAGAATTGCAACGCCTTCTTCCTCTGCACGAACGGCACCCTGACCCTCGAGTACTGCGAGAACGGATTACTTTTCGACGGGCATGGCGCCGTGCACGATCACTGCAACTATCACTGGGCCGTCCATTGCGGGGATCGCAAGGCTGACC TGACACCGATCAGCAGTCCTGGATGCGAATATCAATTCGGCCTTTACCCTGCGAGCGATGCCTGCAGCACCACCTATATCAGATGCGCCCATGGCCATCCCAACGAAGATCATTGCGACGCAGGATTGGTTTACGACGCGAAGAGTCACAATTGCGTCTGGCCCGATCAACTGTTGCCCTACTGCAATCCGGAGGAAATAGTCGGCTTCAAGTGTCCTCACAAAGTGCCTTCGCACAGCGCTGCCGCCAAGTTCTGGCCCTACCCAAG attcccCGTACCCGGAGATTGTGGAAGATTGATCACCTGCGTTGATGGTAACCCACGTTTGCTCACCTGCGGTGATGGAAAACTCTTCGATTCCGTGAGCCTGAGCTGTCTGGATCCTGATGAATTGCCCCACTG TGCCAATAACAATCTTTGA
- the LOC108001903 gene encoding protein obstructor-E-like — MVSSQALSLLLLFLVAHGSQGQKQQQEDPCQTKSRVVGDIEYCDRYWECVNGRPELFDCPNGLVFAGKHRGVTEGCDYPWRANYCDGKRQANPPIPAEHCDWLYGIFGHETSCTRYWTCWNGTATEQLCIGGLLYNERARSCDWPENVEGCQKHPLCNDDANGNVPLGKSCNRYWQCQGGYPRLQRCPAMLVFDRRSLRCVVPPTEDCDVPTTPPNLEGDLPDGRNEQEAEEENLPPGVPPLPAGALPIPLRARPRN; from the exons GATCGCAGGGGCAGAAACAGCAGCAAGAAGATCCTTGTCAAACGAAATCCAGAGTGGTCGGTGACATAGAGTACTGCGATCGTTATTGGGAATGCGTGAACGGGCGTCCAGAATTATTCGACTGTCCAAACGGTCTTGTTTTCGCTGGGAAGCATCGAGGCGTGACCGAAGGCTGCGACTATCCCTGGAGGGCGAACTATTGCGACGGAAAGCGGCAGGCTAATCCACCGATCCCTGCCGAGCATTGCGACTGGCTCTATGGTATATTCGGCCACGAGACTTCGTGCACGCGATACTGGACCTGTTGGAACGGAACCGCCACGGAACAATTGTGCATCGGTGGACTTTTGTACAACGAGAGGGCAAGGTCTTGCGATTGGCCCGAGAATGTGGAAGGATGTCAAAAGCATC CCCTGTGCAACGACGACGCGAATGGGAACGTTCCCCTGGGCAAATCGTGCAATCGTTACTGGCAATGTCAAGGTGGATACCCGCGATTGCAGAGATGCCCCGCGATGCTGGTGTTCGATCGAAGGTCGCTGAGGTGCGTCGTCCCGCCCACCGAGGACTGTGACGTACCCACGACCCCACCCAACCTCGAGGGCGATCTGCCCGACGGAAGGAACGAGCAGGAAGCGGAGGAAGAGAATCTTCCGCCCGGCGTTCCGCCATTGCCAGCCGGCGCATTGCCCATACCGCTTCGAGCTCGCCCCAGAAATTAG